The Gemmatimonadaceae bacterium DNA segment TGTACCGGATGCTCGACCGCACGCTGCTGTTCACGTACTACTACAACAGCTACCGGCGGCGCGGCGGGAGCCTGACCCGACGGGAGTTCGATCGCGAGCTGCAGTTCGAGTTGCGCAGCGAGAGCCCGGCGACGCGAGCGTGGGTGTTCTATGGTTCTGGCCAGTTCGACGCCGCCATCACCGAATACGATGTCGCCATCCGGGGCTCCAGAGACCCGGTGAATCTGCACATCGAGCGCGCGCGCACGCTCTCGCTGCGCTCGCGTGATACCGAGGCCATCCAAGGCTTCACCAAGGCCATTGAGTTGCTCACGACTCGCGACGAGCGCCGTGGTGAGTACGTGGTGTTCTACGACTCCAAGGCGATGCTGCACCACAGCATCGGCGTGCTGCACATCCGCCAGAACAAGCCGGACTCCGCGCGCGCCGCCTTCGGCCGGGCGATGGAAGAGGACGTCTCCTTCTGGCCGCCGCACATCGAGCTGGGCCGACTCGCGCTCGCCCAGCACGACACGATCACCGCCGTCTCCGAACTCGGACTCGCCGCGACGCTCGCCACCGACGAGCCGTACATCCAGTACGTGTACGGCCAGATGTTGCTCGCCACCGGCCAGGCAGAGGATGCCATTGTGCCGCTGCGCAGCGCCATCGAGTTGGAGCCGTACTACGCCGCACCGCACTTCCTGCTCGCCGAAGCCCTGGCGGCCACGGGCGACAATGCCGGCGCGCGTACGCACTATGAGCGCTACCTCGCACTGTCATCGGTGCGAGATGGTCCGCGCCGCAACACTGCCACGACGCGCCTCACGGCGCTCGCTCGATGAAGGCCGCCCGTTCGCTTTGCGCGGCGGTTGTCGCCGCGGCACTCGCTGCGCCGACGCTTGCGGCGCAGCAGACGCCGGTGCTTCGCCAGCGCACCGCCGCGGAAGACCTGCAGCTGTTCAGCCAGGTCTACAACCAGATCCGCGTCAACCATCCGGACTCACTGGATTCGCACCGGCTGTTTATGGCGGCCATCCAGGCGATGGTGCAGGCCACGGATCCGCACTCGTACGTGATTCCGGCCGCGCGGCTGAGTCCGGGCAAGGAAGACGAACTCCGCGCCGGTCGCCTGCATCCGGTTCCTATCGAATGGAGCTTCGTCGGTGGCTCGGCGGTCGTCGCGAACGTGCACGCCGGGACGGCGGCCCGTCGCGTCGACATCCTCCCGGGTGACGAGCTGGTCGCCGTGGACGGCGAGCCGGTGCGCGCCGAGAGCGCGCTCGAACTGGAGATCGAACTCGCCGGTCCGCGCAACAGCACGACCACGCTCACCTTCGAGCGGCGCCAGCCCGACGGCAGCTACGCGCGACTGGACCGGCGCGTGCGCCGGGAGCGCCGCGCCGAGGAGACCTCGGTTCCGGCGGCGTTTCTGCTCGACGCGCAGACGGCATACATCCGGATCACGACCTTCACCGGCGACCGCACCGCCGAGCAGATGCGCTCCGCGATGGATCGAATGGCGGGAGCCGGTGCGCGTCGACTGGTGCTCGACCTGCGCCAGAATGGTGGTGGCCTCGTGAACGAGGCCCTCGACGTCGCCAGCGAGTTCCTACCCACCGGCACCTTGGTCTACACCTCGGAGTCGCGCCGCGCCAATCCCGACACCGGCCGCGTCCGGCGCGGGCTACGCTCGCCGCGCACCTGGCCGATCGTCGTCCTCATCGACGACGGCACGGCCAGCGCCTCCGAGCTCGTCGTCGGCGCGCTGCAGGACCACGACCGTGCGTTGGTCGTTGGCCGCCCCAGCTTCGGCAAGGCGCTGATAATGCGTGGCTTTCCGCTCTCCGATGGCTCGATCCTCGTGCTCGTCGTCGGGCACCTGAAGACGCCTTGCGGGCGCGTCATCCAGCGGCAGTACAAGGGCATCACCGCGCGCAACTACTATCGGCTCGCCGCCGCGGACCGCGACACCGTCGGTCGCCCGAGCTGCCAGACCAAGGGAGGCCGTACCGTCTACGGAGGCGGCGGCATCTATCCCGACATCGTGACTCCCGTCGCGCCCGCACCGCCGGCGTGGTGGCGACGCATCAGCGCGCTCGACCTCCCGACCACCTGGGCTGGCGGCTACGTCACCGAGCAAGGCGCACGGCTCACGACGGCCGCCGCCTTGGCTGCTGCGCCGTCGATCGAGGCGGCGGCGCTGGCCGGCTTCCGTGCCTTCGCCAAGGAACGCGGCGTCGAGATCCCCGAAGGCGAAGCCACTGACGCGCAGCTCACGCACCTGCTCGTCACGACGGTGGCCTTCGCCAAGTGGGGGAACGAGGGGCTGTACTTAGTGGAAGCGCATCTCGATCCAGAGGTGCGCGGCGCGCTCAAGTACTTCGACGAGATGGAATCGCGCGGCATCCGCTAGCGCGCGGCGTCGTAGTCCTCGGGCGTGTCCACGTCCTGCAGCGCCGCCTCGGGCCAGTCGTGCATCTGGGCCTCGCCCTCGTGCGCCCGCACGACGGCCTTGCCGCAGCCTTCGCCCTGCCAGGCCAGTAACTCGGGCCACAGGGCGCGGCGGAACACCAACGGCGGCGCCAGCACGTCGCCGTAGCGCGAGACGCCCAGTGGCGCGTCGCTCGCCGCGAGGCCATCCACCAGCGCACGCAGCATCGGCGTCGTAACCTGCACCATATCCGCGAGCATCACCAGCGCGGCGTCCACGTCATTGGGCAGGGCACGCAGTCCGGCGTGCAACGACGCACTGGTCGGGCCCGTCGGGTCCGGCGACTCGGCGTAGCGCAGATCCTGCGCGGCCAGCGCCTCGCGCACCCGCGCCGACTCGTGGCCGGTCACGACGACGATCGGCTCGCAGCCGGCGTCGCGCACGCGGCGCACCGTACGGTGCACCATCGCTTCGCCCTCGACGGGCAGGAGCAGCTTGTTGCGGCCCATCCGCCGCGACGCACCGGCCGCGAGCACCACGGCCGCCACCCGCGGCGCGTCGCTCACGTCTCGCTGGGCGACGTGGGCGAGTGGATCGGTGCGCGCCGCTCGCGCAGCGACTTCGGCCGGCGCCCGCTGCGCACCGCCAGCAACTCGGCCACCACGCTGAGCGCCACCTGCTCGGCGCCGTCCGTGCCGATGTCCAGGCCGACGGGGCTGTAGATCCTCGACTCGTCCACCGGGCCCTCGCCGCGCAGGATGCCGAGCAGGCGCTCCGTGCGCGCCCGCGGGCCGAGCACGCCGAGGTAGCGCGCCGGCGTGCGCAAGAGGGCGCGCAGATAGTCGGTGTCATCGGCGAAGTGGTGCGTCATCACGACGGCGTAGCTGTCGTCGTCGAGCACGACGCGCTCGCCGAGGCGAGCGGCATCCGTCTCGACGCGCTGGATGGGGGCAGGGAAGCGTTCGGCGGTGAGCAGGCCGGGTCGACGATCGGCCACGACCACGCGAAATCCCACCTCGGCTGCGAGCCGCGCAACGTGCCGCGCATCGTCACCGGCGCTGACGACGAGCAGGCGCGGCGGCGGGTAGAGCAGTTCGATGAAGCGTTCGCCCTGCACCTCGGAGTCTTCCTCGCTGCCGTGCGCGAGGTCGAGCAGGTTGAGCTCGTCCATCGGCCGGCACGTGCGCGCAGCGGTCTCGAGGTCGGTGGTCACGACGTGCGCCACTTCCGCCGCAATCATCGCGCGCTCGGCGTCGCGCGCGTCGCGCACCGGCTCCACGTACACCTCGACCACGCCTTCGCAGCCGACGCCGAGGTCCCAGGCCTGCACCTCGTCTGCGCCGCCACAGTACTCGCGCAGTTCGGCGACGCCGCTGCGGATCACACGCAACGCCACCTCGCGCACGTCCGCCTCGAGGCAGCCCCCGCTGACGTTGCCGACGTGCTGTCCGTCCGCGGCCACGAGCAGCTTGGCACCCTCGTGGCGGTAGGCCGAACCGCGCACGCGCACGACGGTCGCCAACGCGCAGGGCACGCCCGCCGCGTGCCACTCGGCGAGCTGGGCAAGTACCTGCCGCGTCTCCAGCCAGGTCTTCACGCGCCTAGCTCCACGAGAGGTCGTGCAGGCTGAGCGGCAACGAGCGGATGCGCTTGCCGGTGGCCGCGAAAATCGCGTTGGTCAGCGCCGGGATCACCGGCGGCAGGGCCGGTTCGCCCATCCCCGTCGGCGGCACGTCGCTGAGCACGAAGTCGATCTCCACCGGCGGCGTGCCGGTGATGCGTAGCAACGGATACGTCGTGAAGTTCGACTCCCGCGCCGCGCCGCCCTCGATGGTCACCTGCTGGTTGAGCGCTTCGGCGATGCCGTCGAGCACCGAGCCGCGCACCTGGTTGGCGGCGCCGCTGGGATTGATGATGACACTGCCGACGTCGCCGGCCACCCAGACTTTGTCGACGGTGAGCGTACCGTTGCGGGCCACCGTCACCTCCACCACCTCGGCGAAGTAGCCGCGATGGCTGAAGTGGAAGCCGACGCCCATTCCCTTGCCGCGGGGCAGCGTGCGCGTGCCCCAGGCCGACATCTGCGCCACGCGCTCGAGCACCCCGCGCATCCGTGCGGGGTCCATATAGGAGGGGCGCGGCCCCGGGCCGCTCGGCGGCGGCGGCGCCACGAACTTCCCGAGCAGGTCGAGGCGGAACGCCACGGGATCGCGACCGGCGGCGAGCGCCAGCTCGTCGAGGAAGCTCTGGTACACGAAGGCGATGGCGTTGCTCGTCGGCGCGCGCAGGAAGCCCGTGGGCACGCCGAGCGGCATCGTCGAGACGCCGAGGTGGAAGTTCGGTACGAAGCCGGCCGGGAACTCGCCGAGGCTGATGCCGGCCGCCGGCGCGAAGCTGTTGCCCTCGCCGAAGGTGACGAAGTGGTTGTCCCAGGCCACGAGGTTGCCCTGCGCGTCCACCGCGCCGCGCAGCTTATGGTAGCCGGCCGGGCGGTAGAAGTCGTGCTGCAGGTCGTCCTCGCGCGTCCACGTCAGCTTCACCGGCGCGCCCACCTGCTTGGCGATGGCCGCCGCCTCGACCATATAGTCGTTGTTCAGCCGCCGGCCGAAGCCGCCGCCGCCGCGGATCATATGGATGGTGATGTCTTCCGGCGCGATGCCCAAGGTGTTGGCGCAGAGCGTGCGCCCGGACTGCGGGTTCTGCGTCGGTGCCCAGACCTCGAGCTTGCCGTCCTTGAAGTGTGCCGTGCAGTTCATCGGCTCCAGCGCCGCGTGCGCCAGGAACGGATACTCATACTCGGCTTCCACCACGCGGCCCAGCGCGGCGCTCGGGCCGGCCTCGCCGACGCGTACCAGCGTACGCTGCGGCGCCCCGCGCAGGAACTCCTGCGCCTGCCGCTTGAAGCTCGTATTCGACTGCTGGGCCGTCGGGTGCTCGGCCCAGGTGACGCGCAGCGCATTGCGGGCCACGCGTGCGTTCCAGTACTTGTCGGCGACGATCGCGACGCCGGGCAGCAATCCGTTGAGCTGCGTCGTGCCTTCGATGACGAAGGCATCGCGCACCCCGCGCATCTGCTTGATGGCATCGAGGTTTGCCGAGGCCACGCGGGCACCGAACACCGGTGCCTTGATGTACTGCGCGTGCAGCATTCCCGGCACCGAGACGTCGATGCCGAACAACGGCGCGCCGCGGACGATCTTGGCGTTGTCCACGCCGCCCAGTGGCTTGCCGATGATGCGATAGTCCTTGGGGTCCTTCATCCGCACCGCCGCCGCGTCGGGCGTCGGCAGCGTCGCGGCGCGTTCGGCGAGCTCGGCGTAGCGCAGCACACGCCGGCTGGCGTGGTGATGCACGCGCGCGTCGCCCGAGGTGCTGCACTCGGCTTCGGGGACGTTCCACACCTGTGCGGCGGCGCTGATCATCAGGGCGCGACCGACCGCACCGGCGCGGCGCAGCGGTTCCCAGTTGGTGGGCGTGGCGGTGCTGCCGCCGGCCACCTGCGGGCCGTACTTGGCGGGGTCGCTGTCGGCCTGCTCGATCGTCACCGACTCCCAAGGCACGTCGAGCTCGTCCGCGATCAGTTGCGGCAGCGAGGTCTTCACGCCCTGCCCGACCTCGGGGTTCTTGGCGATGATCGTGACCTGTCCGTCGCGCGTGATGCGGAGGAAGGCGTTCGGCGCAAAGTCGGCATCGGCGCCGGGCTCGGCGGCGCCGAGTTCCGGCAGGCGGTAGTCGAGCTGTGTGCCGATGAGCAGTCCTCCGCCGGCGATGCCGGTGACGCGGAGGAAGTGGCGGCGGTCCACGGCGGCGCTCACTTGGCCTCCCCGGCGGCGGCGCCCGCATCGTTGTTGGCGGCGATCTGCACCGCGCGGTGGATGCCTTCGCGTATGCGATGGTACGTGGCGCAGCGGCAGATGTTGCCTTCCATCGCTGCGTCGATGTCCGCATCCGTCGGCCGCGGGGTGCGGCGCAGCAGGGCGGCCGCCTGCATAATCTGGCCGGCTTGGCAGTACCCGCACTGGGGGACGTCGAGGTCCTGCCACGCGCGTTGCAGCGGGTGCGAGCCGTCAGCCGAGAGGCCTTCGATGGTCGTCACGTTGGCGTTGGCGACACCTGCGGCCGGCATCACGCAGGAGCGGACCGGGTTGCCATTGACGTGCACCGTGCAGGCGCCGCAGGACCCGATCCCGCAGCCGAACTTGGGGCCTTTGAGGTCCAGCTCCTCGCGGAGCACCCAGAGGAGGGGCATATCGTCGGGGACGTCGAGAGTACGGCGCGTCCCGTTGACCGTGAACGTGACCGGCATCGGTGCTCCTGAAGGCAGTAGGATGCAACTTCGCCCCCCGCGGGGACGTCCGCAACGCGCGGGCCCGCGCGCGGCGGCGTTCCCCCTGTGTACGTTTGGGGTACTGGAAGGGTTGCCCGAGTCCCCCGTCTCCGGTCGAGATCGCCGTATGCCTGCCCTCCCTCTGCGATGAACCTCGGTTTCCTGCGCGACCTGCCTGGCTGGTGGCCCCTGGCAACAGGTGCCGTGTGGCTGGCGCTGAACCTCGCCGCCACCTCGCACGTGCTCGTGCAGAAGCGCGACGTGCGCGCCGCCATCGCCTGGGTGGGCGTCATCTGGTTGGTCCCAGTGATCGGCTCGCTACTTTATGCGGCGCTGGGGCTCAACCGCATCCGCCGCCGCGCCGCCGAGCTGCAGCGCGCGCGCCGCCGCGTCCCGAGCTCCACGCCGATCGACAGCGCCGTGGCCCGGGTCGGGACCGAGTCCACCGTGCCCGAGCAGTTCAAGCCGCTGGCGCGCCTCGGCGAGGCGATGAGCGGCCGCCCGCTGCTCACCGGCAACGCCGTCCAGGTGCTCCACAACGGCGACGAGGCCTACCCCGCGATGCTGGCAGCCATCGAGGAGGCACGCTCGAGCATCGCGATGATGAGCTACATCTTCGCCGAGGACGCCGCCGGCCGCCCGTTCATCGAGGCCCTCGGGCGCGCCGTGAAGCGAGGCGTCGAGGTGCGCGTGCTCGTGGACGGCGTCGGCGCGCGCTACACCTGGCCGCCGGTGCACCGCGCGCTGCGCAAGGCAGGCATCCGCGCCGAGCTCTTCCTGCCCGGCATCCGAGACGCCGGGCTCGCCTTCTTCAACCTCCGCACGCACCGCAAGGTGCTTACGGTGGATGGGCGCGTGGCCTTCGCTGGCGGCATCAACATCCAGGCCCGCAACATCCATCGCGACAACCCGCCGCAGATGGTGCGCGACCTACACTTCCGGCTTGAGGGTCCGATCGTCGGCCAATTGCAGGAAGTCTTCGCCGAGGACTGGGCGTTCACCACGCGGGAGCTGCTCGACGGGCCGCTGTGGTATCCGACGCTGCTGCCGGTGGGCGACACCACCGCGCGGGCCTTTACCGACGGCCCCGACGGCGACCTCGAGATCCTGCGCACCGTCCTGCTCGGCGCGCTCTCCAGCGCCCGCGAGTCGGTGCGCATCGTCACGCCCTATTTCTTGCCTGACCAAGGCCTGATTTCCGCGCTGACCGTGGCGGCGCTGCGCGGCGTGCGCGTGGACATCGTCCTGCCCGCGCAGGTGAACATCCCGCTGGTGCAGTGGGCCGCCACCGCCCAACTCTGGCAGGTGCTGCGCCCTGGTTGCCGCGTGCACCTGACGCCGTTGCCTTTCGACCACACCAAGCTGACGGTGATCGATCGCAGCTGGGTCCTGTTCGGCTCGTCCAACTGGGACCCGCGTTCGCTGCGGCTGAACTTCGAGCTGGACGTGGAATGCTTCGATCCGCGCCTCGCCGAACGCCTCGACGAAGAGGTGCGTATGCGCATTGCCGGCGCGTCGGAGCTCACGCTCAGCGACGTGGACGGCCGCCCCGTGTGGAAGAAGATCG contains these protein-coding regions:
- a CDS encoding tetratricopeptide repeat protein, translated to MRAFLGAVSLAVVILAAELEAQRLGPEVRRPRLTASADTNDAVAYLELGMASAAESPDVAADAFYWAARLDPSAPGALHGRRIALLTRRPQTLNQYFQGGRRARENSREFRSIDSLQLRALNLDPLMYRMLDRTLLFTYYYNSYRRRGGSLTRREFDRELQFELRSESPATRAWVFYGSGQFDAAITEYDVAIRGSRDPVNLHIERARTLSLRSRDTEAIQGFTKAIELLTTRDERRGEYVVFYDSKAMLHHSIGVLHIRQNKPDSARAAFGRAMEEDVSFWPPHIELGRLALAQHDTITAVSELGLAATLATDEPYIQYVYGQMLLATGQAEDAIVPLRSAIELEPYYAAPHFLLAEALAATGDNAGARTHYERYLALSSVRDGPRRNTATTRLTALAR
- a CDS encoding (2Fe-2S)-binding protein, which gives rise to MPVTFTVNGTRRTLDVPDDMPLLWVLREELDLKGPKFGCGIGSCGACTVHVNGNPVRSCVMPAAGVANANVTTIEGLSADGSHPLQRAWQDLDVPQCGYCQAGQIMQAAALLRRTPRPTDADIDAAMEGNICRCATYHRIREGIHRAVQIAANNDAGAAAGEAK
- a CDS encoding nucleotidyltransferase family protein is translated as MSDAPRVAAVVLAAGASRRMGRNKLLLPVEGEAMVHRTVRRVRDAGCEPIVVVTGHESARVREALAAQDLRYAESPDPTGPTSASLHAGLRALPNDVDAALVMLADMVQVTTPMLRALVDGLAASDAPLGVSRYGDVLAPPLVFRRALWPELLAWQGEGCGKAVVRAHEGEAQMHDWPEAALQDVDTPEDYDAAR
- a CDS encoding PLDc N-terminal domain-containing protein, which codes for MNLGFLRDLPGWWPLATGAVWLALNLAATSHVLVQKRDVRAAIAWVGVIWLVPVIGSLLYAALGLNRIRRRAAELQRARRRVPSSTPIDSAVARVGTESTVPEQFKPLARLGEAMSGRPLLTGNAVQVLHNGDEAYPAMLAAIEEARSSIAMMSYIFAEDAAGRPFIEALGRAVKRGVEVRVLVDGVGARYTWPPVHRALRKAGIRAELFLPGIRDAGLAFFNLRTHRKVLTVDGRVAFAGGINIQARNIHRDNPPQMVRDLHFRLEGPIVGQLQEVFAEDWAFTTRELLDGPLWYPTLLPVGDTTARAFTDGPDGDLEILRTVLLGALSSARESVRIVTPYFLPDQGLISALTVAALRGVRVDIVLPAQVNIPLVQWAATAQLWQVLRPGCRVHLTPLPFDHTKLTVIDRSWVLFGSSNWDPRSLRLNFELDVECFDPRLAERLDEEVRMRIAGASELTLSDVDGRPVWKKIGHGLARLLAPYL
- a CDS encoding PDZ domain-containing protein, with translation MKAARSLCAAVVAAALAAPTLAAQQTPVLRQRTAAEDLQLFSQVYNQIRVNHPDSLDSHRLFMAAIQAMVQATDPHSYVIPAARLSPGKEDELRAGRLHPVPIEWSFVGGSAVVANVHAGTAARRVDILPGDELVAVDGEPVRAESALELEIELAGPRNSTTTLTFERRQPDGSYARLDRRVRRERRAEETSVPAAFLLDAQTAYIRITTFTGDRTAEQMRSAMDRMAGAGARRLVLDLRQNGGGLVNEALDVASEFLPTGTLVYTSESRRANPDTGRVRRGLRSPRTWPIVVLIDDGTASASELVVGALQDHDRALVVGRPSFGKALIMRGFPLSDGSILVLVVGHLKTPCGRVIQRQYKGITARNYYRLAAADRDTVGRPSCQTKGGRTVYGGGGIYPDIVTPVAPAPPAWWRRISALDLPTTWAGGYVTEQGARLTTAAALAAAPSIEAAALAGFRAFAKERGVEIPEGEATDAQLTHLLVTTVAFAKWGNEGLYLVEAHLDPEVRGALKYFDEMESRGIR
- a CDS encoding xanthine dehydrogenase family protein molybdopterin-binding subunit, translating into MSAAVDRRHFLRVTGIAGGGLLIGTQLDYRLPELGAAEPGADADFAPNAFLRITRDGQVTIIAKNPEVGQGVKTSLPQLIADELDVPWESVTIEQADSDPAKYGPQVAGGSTATPTNWEPLRRAGAVGRALMISAAAQVWNVPEAECSTSGDARVHHHASRRVLRYAELAERAATLPTPDAAAVRMKDPKDYRIIGKPLGGVDNAKIVRGAPLFGIDVSVPGMLHAQYIKAPVFGARVASANLDAIKQMRGVRDAFVIEGTTQLNGLLPGVAIVADKYWNARVARNALRVTWAEHPTAQQSNTSFKRQAQEFLRGAPQRTLVRVGEAGPSAALGRVVEAEYEYPFLAHAALEPMNCTAHFKDGKLEVWAPTQNPQSGRTLCANTLGIAPEDITIHMIRGGGGFGRRLNNDYMVEAAAIAKQVGAPVKLTWTREDDLQHDFYRPAGYHKLRGAVDAQGNLVAWDNHFVTFGEGNSFAPAAGISLGEFPAGFVPNFHLGVSTMPLGVPTGFLRAPTSNAIAFVYQSFLDELALAAGRDPVAFRLDLLGKFVAPPPPSGPGPRPSYMDPARMRGVLERVAQMSAWGTRTLPRGKGMGVGFHFSHRGYFAEVVEVTVARNGTLTVDKVWVAGDVGSVIINPSGAANQVRGSVLDGIAEALNQQVTIEGGAARESNFTTYPLLRITGTPPVEIDFVLSDVPPTGMGEPALPPVIPALTNAIFAATGKRIRSLPLSLHDLSWS
- a CDS encoding XdhC family protein, with product MKTWLETRQVLAQLAEWHAAGVPCALATVVRVRGSAYRHEGAKLLVAADGQHVGNVSGGCLEADVREVALRVIRSGVAELREYCGGADEVQAWDLGVGCEGVVEVYVEPVRDARDAERAMIAAEVAHVVTTDLETAARTCRPMDELNLLDLAHGSEEDSEVQGERFIELLYPPPRLLVVSAGDDARHVARLAAEVGFRVVVADRRPGLLTAERFPAPIQRVETDAARLGERVVLDDDSYAVVMTHHFADDTDYLRALLRTPARYLGVLGPRARTERLLGILRGEGPVDESRIYSPVGLDIGTDGAEQVALSVVAELLAVRSGRRPKSLRERRAPIHSPTSPSET